A segment of the Amycolatopsis thermophila genome:
CGGCGCTGGCCCGGATCCCCCCGTCGGCCCGGCTCGTGTCGATCTGCACCGGCGCCTTCGTGCTGGGCGCCGCCGGAGTCCTCGACGGGCGCCGCGCGACGACACACTGGGCGTACGCGGCCTCCTTCCGGCAGCTCTACCCGAAGGTCGACCTGGACGAGAACGTGCTGTTCGTGGACGACGGCGACGTCCTCACCTCGGCCGGCCTCGCCGCCGGGGTGGACCTGTGCCTGCACATCGTGCGCTCCGACCACGGCAGCGCGGTCGCCAACCAGGTCGCCCGGCACTGCGTGGTGCCGCCGTGGCGCGACGGCGGGCAATCGCAGTTCATCGACCAGCCCCTCCCCGACGGGGACGGCAGCACCGCGGCGACACGCGCCTGGGTGCTGGAACGGCTCGGCGAACCGCTCGACCTGGCCGCGCTGGCCCGGCACGCCGGCATGAGCGTGCGCACCTTCAGCCGCCGCTTCCGCGCGGAGACCGGCCAGTCGCCGCGGGCGTGGCTGAACCAGCAGCGCGTGCTGCACGCCCGGCACCTGCTGGAGACCACGGACCTGCCCGTCGAGCGGGTCGCCGCCGAGGCCGGCCTGGGGACCGCGGCATCCCTGCGGCAGCACCTCAACGCGGCCATCGGCGTCGCCCCGCTGGCCTACCGCCGCACCTTCGCCCGCCGCTGATCGCTACCGTTGGGCGCATGCTCCGCCGACGCACCGCCGGTGTCCTCGCCCTCGTCCTGGCGCTGTCCGCAGCGTGCTCGTCGGCCCCCGAGCAGCCGCTGCCCGAGGGGCGCGCGCTCGTGGACGCCGCCGAGGCGAGCCTGAACGGGGTGCGCAGCGTGCGGTTCGACTTCAGTGTCAGCTCGACCATCCCCGGCCTGGACATCCGCGAGGTCAAAGGGCAGGCCAGCAAGGACGGCGGGCCGCACGGCACCGCGATCGGGCAGGCCGACGTGCAGGCATCCGCGGACCGCTTCGAGCTGGACTACGTGCTGGCCGGCGAGACGCTGTTCCTCACCGACAAGAAGGGACGGCAGACGCAGGCCCCGGTGCCCGCGGACTACAACCCGGTGACGATGCTCGGGCCCGACCGCGGCCTGCCCAAGCTGCTGGCGGACGCGACCGCGTTGAAGACCGAGACCAAGGAAGACGTCCTCGGCGTGGAGGCCTACCGCGTCACCGGGAAGCTGGCGAAGGACGTCATCTCGAGCGTCGTCCCCGGCATCCAGGCCGACGTGGACGTCAAGTTCTGGGTCACGCAGGCCGAGCCGCGCAACCTGGTGCGCGTGTGGATCCAGGTGCCGCCGCGCCAGCCGAACGAGGGCGCGATCCAGCTGGAGCTGGCGCTGTCCGACCAGAACGTCCCGGTCGGGACGACGACCCGCGGCTAGGCGGCCGAGCCGGCACCCGGCCAGCGATCCAGGGACAACTGCGCGCCCCCGGCATCACCGCGGTGATCCCCGAGCCAGCTGGCCAGGCCAGGCACCGCGGCCGCAACGTCGGTCAGACACCGCTAGACCCGGCAGCGGGTACCCGGCTCGGGCTGGGAGCCGTCCACCAGGTAGTCCAGGCCGGCGACGTCCACGCACGTGTTGCCGTGCAGGAAAGCGGTGTGCTGGGTGCCGTCCACGGTCAGCAGGCCGCCGTGGAAGAGGTTCGCCAGGGTGACGCCCGCCTGGTACGGGGTGACCGGGTCGTCGGTGGTCGAGATGACCAGCGGTGGCGCCGCCGGGGTCGCCGTCGGGCGGTGCGGCTGGGACGTGCTCGGCACCGGCCAGGACGCGCACACGTCGAGCTCGCCCTGGTCCGGCCGGCCCCAGCCGAGAAACGGCGCAGCGTCGATCATCCGCTGCCGGACCGCCGCCGGATCCGTGACACGCGGGTTGTCCACGCAGCGCACGGCGTAGTACGC
Coding sequences within it:
- a CDS encoding LppX_LprAFG lipoprotein yields the protein MLRRRTAGVLALVLALSAACSSAPEQPLPEGRALVDAAEASLNGVRSVRFDFSVSSTIPGLDIREVKGQASKDGGPHGTAIGQADVQASADRFELDYVLAGETLFLTDKKGRQTQAPVPADYNPVTMLGPDRGLPKLLADATALKTETKEDVLGVEAYRVTGKLAKDVISSVVPGIQADVDVKFWVTQAEPRNLVRVWIQVPPRQPNEGAIQLELALSDQNVPVGTTTRG
- a CDS encoding GlxA family transcriptional regulator, whose product is MHRVVVLAIPEVVGYDLNIAPLVFGAAGQDGEKLYDVRVCGVDHQPVRVSYGYDAHLGHGPEALDDADTVVIPGTRVHGPRQEGVLSPELAAALARIPPSARLVSICTGAFVLGAAGVLDGRRATTHWAYAASFRQLYPKVDLDENVLFVDDGDVLTSAGLAAGVDLCLHIVRSDHGSAVANQVARHCVVPPWRDGGQSQFIDQPLPDGDGSTAATRAWVLERLGEPLDLAALARHAGMSVRTFSRRFRAETGQSPRAWLNQQRVLHARHLLETTDLPVERVAAEAGLGTAASLRQHLNAAIGVAPLAYRRTFARR